One window of the Eschrichtius robustus isolate mEscRob2 chromosome 13, mEscRob2.pri, whole genome shotgun sequence genome contains the following:
- the ACR gene encoding acrosin: MLPTAVLLVLAVSVVARDNITCDGPCGSRFRQNQQGGTRIIGGQAAALGAWPWMVSLQIFTYHNNRRYHVCGGTLLNSHWLLTAAHCFRNKKKVTDWRLIFGAKEVVWGSNKPVKPPLQERYVEKIIIHEKYSPGSEANDIALMKITPPVPCGHFIGPGCLPQFRAGPPRIPQTCWVAGWGFLKDNAPRTSPILQEARVDIIDLDLCNSTMWYNGRIRSTNVCAGYPEGKIDTCQGDSGGPLMCRESVENSYVVVGITSWGVGCARAKRPGVYTSTWSYLNWIASKIGSNALHMIQLPTPPPPSTPAPPAKPTSTQPSIRPPWYFQQPPRPPPSQSPAAVARPQPTAPPPPPPPPPPPPPPPPPPPPPPPPPPPPQPSTKPPQALSFAKRLQQLIEALKGKAFFDRKGTYEMETTDIPEQPASS, from the exons ATGTTGCCAACTGCCGTTCTGCTGGTCTTGGCTGTGTCTGTGGTCGCTAGAGATAACATCACGTGTGA CGGCCCCTGCGGGTCACGGTTCAGGCAGAACCAGCAAGGGGGCACGCGCATCATCGGTGGGCAGGCCGCGGCGCTCGGGGCCTGGCCCTGGATGGTCAGCCTCCAGATCTTCACGTACCACAACAATCGGCGGTACCACGTGTGCGGGGGCACCTTGCTGAACTCCCACTGGCTGCTCACTGCTGCTCACTGCTTCCGGAACAAAAA AAAAGTTACCGACTGGAGGCTGATTTTCGGAGCAAAGGAAGTTGTGTGGGGAAGCAATAAGCCAGTGAAGCCACCACTGCAGGAGAGATACGTTGAGAAAATCATCATTCACGAGAAATACTCCCCGGGTTCAGAGGCAAACGACATTGCTCTCATGAAGATCACCCCTCCTGTTCCCTGTGGGCACTTCATTGGACCAGGCTGCCTGCCCCAATTTCGGGCAGGCCCACCCAGAATTCCCCAGACATGCTGGGTGGCTGGCTGGGGATTCTTAAAAGACAATG CCCCCAGGACATCACCTATACTGCAGGAGGCACGTGTGGACATCATCGACCTCGACTTATGTAACTCGACCATGTGGTACAATGGGCGCATTCGTTCAACCAATGTGTGCGCAGGGTATCCTGAAGGCAAGATTGACACCTGCCAG GGGGACAGCGGCGGGCCTCTCATGTGCAGAGAGAGCGTGGAAAACAGCTACGTGGTCGTGGGAATCACAAGCTGGGGGGTAGGCTGTGCCCGAGCTAAGCGCCCCGGAGTCTACACGTCTACCTGGTCCTATCTGAACTGGATTGCTTCCAAGATTGGTTCTAACGCTTTGCACATGATTCAgttgcccacccctccccctccttctactCCAGCACCCCCCGCTAAACCCACCTCCACTCAGCCTTCTATTCGCCCACCTTGGTACTTCCAACAACCTCCTCGACCACCTCCCTCCCAGAGCCCCGCTGCAGTGGCCAGACCCCAACCCACAGCTCCACCGCCCCCCCCTCCTCCACCGCCCCCCCCTCCTCcaccgcccccccctcccccaccaccaccccctccccctcccccaccgcaaCCTTCCACTAAACCTCCCCAAGCACTTTCTTTTGCCAAGCGACTACAGCAGCTCATAGAGGCCTTGAAGGGGAAGGCCTTTTTTGACAGAAAGGGCACTTATGAAATGGAGACCACAGACATCCCAGAGCAGCCTGCCTCCTCCTGA